The following proteins are co-located in the Labrys monachus genome:
- a CDS encoding phosphoribosylanthranilate isomerase, translated as MALIKICGLSTPETLEAALAAGADMVGFVFFAKSPRHLTPERAAALAPRVAGRARKIALSVDADDGALDAIVEALAPDALQLHGRESPERVAAVKARYRLPVFKAVGVSTRADLQGTQAHRTGADWLLLDAKPPKGSALPGGNGLAFDWTVLGDLDRSLPFMLSGGLDAANVADAVRIGRPDGVDVSSGVEDRPGVKNPDRIRAFVAAARAAFARLQPPIPPPETPLR; from the coding sequence ATGGCCCTGATCAAGATCTGCGGATTGTCGACACCGGAAACGCTCGAAGCGGCCCTCGCCGCCGGCGCGGACATGGTCGGCTTCGTGTTCTTCGCCAAGTCGCCGCGCCATCTGACGCCCGAACGGGCGGCGGCGCTCGCCCCGCGGGTCGCGGGCCGGGCGCGCAAGATCGCGCTCAGCGTCGACGCCGACGACGGCGCGCTCGACGCGATCGTCGAGGCGCTGGCGCCGGACGCGCTGCAGCTCCACGGCCGGGAAAGCCCGGAGCGGGTGGCGGCCGTCAAGGCCCGCTACCGCCTGCCGGTGTTCAAGGCGGTGGGCGTGTCCACCCGCGCCGACCTGCAGGGGACGCAGGCGCACCGCACCGGCGCGGACTGGCTGCTGCTCGACGCCAAGCCGCCCAAGGGCTCGGCCCTGCCCGGCGGCAACGGCCTCGCCTTCGACTGGACGGTGCTCGGCGATCTCGACCGCAGCCTGCCCTTCATGCTATCGGGCGGCCTTGACGCCGCCAACGTCGCCGACGCCGTCCGCATCGGCCGCCCCGACGGCGTCGACGTCTCGTCCGGCGTCGAAGACCGGCCCGGCGTGAAGAACCCCGACAGGATCAGGGCTTTCGTGGCGGCCGCCCGCGCCGCCTTCGCCCGCCTCCAGCCCCCCATCCCGCCTCCGGAGACCCCCCTTCGATGA
- a CDS encoding phosphopantetheine-binding protein, producing the protein MSTETKENILSDPQRVYDQVVDLIVTEGMVDRDKVTPEATFDTLGLKSIDIVMILTAVEEKFDVYIPMDGSIAEARDLKSFIDGVLQRIASEKN; encoded by the coding sequence ATGTCGACTGAAACCAAAGAAAATATCCTGTCCGATCCGCAGCGCGTCTACGACCAGGTCGTCGACCTGATCGTGACCGAAGGCATGGTCGATCGCGACAAGGTCACGCCGGAGGCGACCTTCGACACCCTTGGTCTCAAATCGATCGATATCGTGATGATCCTCACGGCCGTCGAGGAGAAGTTCGACGTCTATATTCCGATGGACGGATCGATCGCCGAAGCCCGGGATCTGAAATCCTTCATCGACGGCGTGCTTCAGCGTATCGCCAGCGAAAAGAATTGA
- a CDS encoding SMP-30/gluconolactonase/LRE family protein, producing MLTKDFEVIDPRFEKLVFGNVHLERLYTGTRWAEGPAYFPAGKYLVWSDIPNNRLMRYDDTDGSVSVFEQPSRNQNGHTVDREGRLICCEHLSRTVTRVEHDGTRTTIASEFEGKRLNSPNDAVVKSDGSIWFTDPTYGIDSYYEGDAAPSEVGGSYVYRVSPDGSRIDAVARDFVKPNGIAFSPDESRLYVADTGATHVQDGPRHIRVFDVGADGLTLSGGAVFATCPVGLFDGFRVDIHGNVWTSTGEGVLCYAPDGTLLGKIVVPEVVANVEFGGPKRNRLFICGTTTLYAAYLNTQGARRPKAG from the coding sequence ATGCTGACCAAGGACTTCGAAGTCATCGATCCGCGCTTTGAGAAACTCGTCTTCGGCAATGTCCATCTCGAGCGCCTGTATACCGGAACGCGCTGGGCCGAGGGGCCGGCCTATTTCCCCGCCGGCAAATATCTGGTCTGGTCGGACATCCCCAACAACCGCCTGATGCGCTACGACGACACCGACGGCTCCGTCTCGGTGTTCGAGCAGCCGAGCCGCAACCAGAACGGCCACACCGTCGACCGCGAGGGCCGTCTCATCTGCTGCGAGCACCTCTCGCGCACCGTCACCCGCGTCGAGCATGACGGCACCCGCACCACCATCGCCTCGGAATTCGAAGGCAAGCGCCTCAATTCGCCCAACGACGCGGTGGTGAAGTCGGACGGCTCGATCTGGTTCACCGATCCGACCTATGGCATCGATTCCTATTACGAGGGCGACGCCGCGCCGTCGGAAGTCGGCGGTTCCTATGTCTACCGGGTGTCGCCGGACGGCAGCCGCATCGATGCCGTGGCGCGCGACTTCGTCAAGCCGAACGGCATCGCCTTCTCGCCGGACGAATCCAGGCTCTATGTCGCCGACACCGGCGCGACCCATGTGCAGGACGGCCCCCGCCACATCCGCGTCTTCGACGTCGGCGCCGACGGCCTCACGCTGTCGGGCGGCGCGGTGTTCGCGACCTGCCCCGTCGGCCTCTTCGACGGCTTCCGCGTCGACATCCACGGCAATGTCTGGACCTCGACCGGCGAGGGCGTGCTCTGCTACGCGCCCGATGGCACGCTGCTCGGCAAGATCGTGGTGCCGGAAGTCGTCGCCAACGTGGAATTCGGCGGGCCGAAGCGCAACCGGCTCTTCATCTGCGGAACCACGACGCTCTATGCCGCCTATCTGAACACCCAGGGCGCCCGCCGGCCGAAGGCGGGCTGA
- a CDS encoding polyamine ABC transporter substrate-binding protein, giving the protein MPASKPHPLKLALAATAALLLAGPALAQDKVVNVYNWSDYIDPSVLESFTKDTGIKVVYDTMDSNEVLETKLYAGHSGYDVVVPTGANLQREIKAGVFQPLDKSKIPNLKYAWDEIVKRLQTYDPGNKYAVNYMWGTTGIGYNVDKAKQRMGDQPMNSWDVIFKPEILSKFADCGIYFLDTPDELIPAAQKYLGLDPNSKDPKDIAKATAALVAISKYVKKFHSSEYINALANGDICLAVGWSGDVIQAKNRAIDAHTKSPDKPLVDIGYAIPKEGALMWFDSMAIPKDAAHVDEAHAFINYMMRPDIAAKNTNYVSYPNGNLESQKSVNPDILSNTSIYPDAATLAKLFITTPPDAKIQKLWTRNWTKIKTGQ; this is encoded by the coding sequence ATGCCCGCGTCGAAACCGCATCCGTTGAAACTGGCCCTCGCCGCCACGGCAGCCCTGCTGCTTGCCGGACCGGCCCTGGCCCAGGACAAGGTCGTCAACGTCTACAACTGGTCCGACTATATCGATCCTTCCGTGCTGGAGAGCTTCACCAAGGACACGGGCATCAAGGTCGTCTACGACACCATGGATTCGAACGAGGTCCTCGAGACCAAGCTCTATGCGGGCCATTCGGGCTATGACGTCGTGGTGCCGACCGGCGCCAATCTGCAGCGCGAGATCAAGGCGGGCGTGTTCCAGCCGCTCGACAAGTCGAAGATCCCGAACCTCAAATATGCCTGGGACGAAATCGTCAAGCGCCTGCAGACCTATGATCCCGGCAACAAATACGCCGTGAACTACATGTGGGGCACCACCGGCATCGGCTACAATGTCGACAAGGCCAAGCAGCGGATGGGCGACCAGCCGATGAACAGCTGGGACGTGATCTTCAAGCCCGAGATCCTCTCCAAATTCGCCGATTGCGGCATCTACTTCCTCGACACGCCGGACGAGCTCATCCCGGCCGCCCAGAAATATCTCGGGCTCGATCCCAATTCCAAGGACCCCAAGGACATCGCCAAGGCCACCGCAGCGCTGGTGGCCATCAGCAAATATGTGAAGAAGTTCCACTCCTCCGAATATATCAACGCGCTCGCCAACGGCGACATCTGCCTCGCCGTCGGCTGGTCGGGCGACGTGATCCAGGCCAAGAACCGCGCGATCGACGCCCATACCAAGTCGCCGGACAAGCCGCTGGTCGACATCGGCTATGCCATTCCCAAGGAAGGCGCGCTGATGTGGTTCGACTCGATGGCCATCCCGAAGGACGCCGCCCATGTCGACGAGGCGCATGCCTTCATCAACTACATGATGCGCCCGGACATCGCAGCCAAGAACACCAACTACGTCTCCTATCCCAACGGCAATCTCGAATCGCAGAAGTCGGTCAACCCGGACATCCTCAGCAACACCTCGATCTATCCGGACGCCGCGACCCTGGCCAAGCTGTTCATCACCACGCCGCCGGACGCCAAGATCCAGAAATTGTGGACGCGCAACTGGACCAAGATCAAGACCGGGCAGTAA
- a CDS encoding ABC transporter permease, producing MLQPFLDIWRQRELFRAILTRELQVRFRGSVFGWAWAILAPLAMLSVYTLVFSGALKIDAARQDTGRFGYAFSIFVGLVVFNYFSEIAYRSPLLLAEHKHIIRRSIFPPQVLAWIAVARGGVYMLIALAVLLVGHVLINQSIHWSWLALPFVLLPLCLTLLGIVWLLSTIGALTGDLNHLIISIIPVAMFATPVFYEAANVPAGWRFALYCNPLTGIIEMMRAIILRGEWPDGLLYAASLAVSLVLFYGGRTLFMRKKAILVDII from the coding sequence TTGCTGCAGCCCTTCCTCGACATCTGGCGCCAACGAGAATTGTTCCGCGCCATTCTCACGCGGGAGTTGCAGGTGCGCTTCCGCGGCTCCGTCTTCGGATGGGCATGGGCCATCCTCGCGCCCCTGGCGATGCTCTCGGTCTATACGCTGGTGTTCTCCGGCGCCTTGAAGATCGATGCCGCGCGCCAGGACACCGGCCGCTTCGGCTACGCCTTCTCGATCTTCGTCGGGCTGGTGGTGTTCAATTATTTCTCCGAGATCGCCTATCGCTCCCCGCTGCTGCTGGCCGAGCACAAGCACATCATCCGCCGCTCGATCTTTCCGCCGCAGGTGCTGGCCTGGATCGCGGTGGCCCGCGGCGGCGTCTACATGCTGATCGCGCTGGCGGTGCTGCTGGTCGGGCACGTGCTGATCAACCAGTCGATCCACTGGTCATGGCTCGCCCTGCCCTTCGTCCTGCTCCCGCTCTGCCTCACCTTGCTCGGCATCGTCTGGCTGCTCTCGACCATCGGCGCCTTGACCGGCGACCTCAACCATCTGATCATCTCGATCATTCCGGTGGCGATGTTCGCCACGCCGGTCTTCTACGAAGCGGCGAACGTGCCGGCGGGCTGGCGCTTCGCGCTCTATTGCAACCCGCTGACCGGCATCATCGAGATGATGCGCGCCATCATCCTGCGCGGGGAATGGCCGGACGGCCTGCTCTACGCCGCCAGCCTCGCCGTTTCGCTAGTGCTCTTCTATGGGGGCCGCACCCTGTTCATGCGAAAGAAGGCCATCCTTGTCGACATCATCTGA
- a CDS encoding glutamine synthetase family protein, with the protein MGFQTLGVSDVAGDEAAASRPPPLDTIEVLLPDTNAILRGKWLPGSALDKIGKDGVAMPLSMFGLDVWGREVEETGIHIETGDKDGLCRPVPGTLKPVPWAARPTMQALLSMDLADGRPWMLNPRHILQSAVDRFAELGLRPVVAFELEFYLLRPDAAPGGAPRTVFHRAEGPAPQNMYSISDLDDLAAVIQDMRTAAQIQGLPADSVISEAAPGQFEINLHHRGDAMAAADDAVLLRRLIRGVARKHGLRASFMPKPYLDCAGSGMHVHASLLDAAGANAFADGETGEVLLRRAVGGLLAHMPDTALMFVSSYNGFRRLMPGSYAPVSPSWGWDNRSVAVRIPNGGPAARRVEHRIAGADANPYLVLAAILAAMEDGIRQCLPAPEPVSGNAYDLARGADAPTLPATMREAVERFRGSAFNARNFGARFSRIYAIMKELECAEFERRISDLEYQTYL; encoded by the coding sequence ATGGGTTTTCAGACGCTCGGCGTCAGCGACGTCGCCGGGGACGAGGCGGCAGCCTCCCGCCCGCCGCCCCTCGACACGATCGAGGTCCTCCTGCCCGACACCAACGCCATCCTGCGCGGCAAATGGCTTCCCGGCTCGGCCCTCGACAAGATCGGCAAGGACGGCGTCGCCATGCCGCTGTCGATGTTCGGGCTCGACGTCTGGGGCCGCGAGGTGGAGGAAACCGGCATCCATATCGAGACGGGCGACAAGGACGGCCTGTGCCGGCCGGTCCCCGGCACGCTGAAGCCGGTGCCCTGGGCGGCGCGGCCGACGATGCAGGCCCTGCTGTCGATGGACCTGGCGGACGGACGGCCCTGGATGCTCAATCCGCGCCATATCCTGCAGTCGGCGGTCGACCGCTTCGCCGAGCTGGGCCTGCGGCCGGTCGTCGCCTTCGAGCTCGAATTTTACCTGCTGCGGCCCGACGCCGCGCCGGGCGGCGCGCCGCGCACCGTCTTCCATCGCGCCGAGGGTCCGGCGCCGCAGAACATGTATTCCATCTCGGACCTCGACGACCTCGCCGCCGTGATCCAGGACATGCGGACCGCCGCCCAGATCCAGGGGCTGCCGGCCGATTCGGTGATATCGGAGGCCGCGCCCGGGCAGTTCGAGATCAATCTCCACCATCGCGGCGACGCGATGGCGGCGGCGGACGACGCCGTCCTGCTGCGGCGGCTGATCCGCGGCGTCGCCCGCAAGCACGGCTTGCGCGCGAGCTTCATGCCCAAGCCCTATCTCGACTGCGCCGGCTCGGGCATGCATGTCCATGCCAGCCTCCTCGACGCGGCCGGCGCCAACGCGTTCGCGGACGGCGAGACGGGCGAGGTCCTGCTGCGCCGGGCGGTGGGAGGCCTGCTCGCGCATATGCCGGACACCGCGCTGATGTTCGTCTCCAGCTATAACGGCTTTCGCCGGCTGATGCCCGGGTCCTATGCGCCGGTGTCGCCGAGCTGGGGCTGGGACAACCGTTCGGTGGCGGTGCGCATCCCCAATGGCGGGCCGGCGGCCCGGCGGGTGGAGCATCGCATCGCCGGCGCCGACGCCAACCCCTATCTCGTGCTCGCGGCCATCCTCGCCGCGATGGAGGACGGCATCCGCCAGTGCCTTCCCGCCCCCGAACCCGTGAGCGGCAACGCCTACGACCTCGCCCGCGGCGCCGATGCGCCGACGCTTCCCGCCACCATGCGCGAGGCGGTTGAACGGTTTCGCGGATCGGCGTTCAATGCCCGCAATTTCGGCGCGCGCTTTTCGCGCATCTACGCCATTATGAAGGAATTGGAATGCGCCGAATTCGAGCGGCGCATCTCGGACCTCGAATACCAGACCTATCTGTAA
- a CDS encoding sterol desaturase family protein yields the protein MNLNRFLYFGDFIACPLAIAGLLLAVLAQGDLTALGMWCLAFVAGCMAWTLVEYAVHRWVYHAVPYFDKMHDAHHQEPKGMIGAPSFFSVALIFAIFYLPLYFASHVFAGGFTSGILLGYTAYMLVHHASHHWALKPGGLLYRLRLKHMVHHFRGEEGNYGVITSFWDHVFATYIEPQRRRAS from the coding sequence ATGAATCTGAACAGGTTTCTTTATTTCGGCGATTTCATTGCCTGCCCGCTTGCCATTGCCGGCCTGTTGCTTGCCGTTCTGGCACAGGGCGACTTGACGGCGCTCGGCATGTGGTGCCTGGCTTTCGTGGCAGGCTGCATGGCCTGGACGCTGGTCGAATATGCCGTGCATCGCTGGGTCTACCATGCCGTGCCCTATTTCGACAAAATGCACGACGCCCACCATCAGGAGCCCAAGGGCATGATCGGCGCGCCCTCGTTCTTCAGCGTCGCCCTGATCTTCGCGATCTTCTACCTGCCCCTGTATTTTGCCAGCCACGTTTTCGCCGGCGGCTTCACCAGCGGCATCCTGCTCGGCTACACCGCCTACATGCTGGTGCATCATGCCTCGCACCACTGGGCCCTGAAGCCGGGCGGCCTGCTCTACCGGCTGCGCCTCAAGCACATGGTGCATCACTTCCGCGGCGAGGAAGGCAATTACGGCGTCATCACCTCCTTCTGGGATCACGTCTTCGCAACCTATATCGAACCGCAGCGCCGCCGCGCATCGTAG
- a CDS encoding GntR family transcriptional regulator gives MARVLAGTGAEKTAQLPDALYAPMHDRVYEALREGLIGGDFVPGRPVTLRGLADMLDVSPMPVRAAVARLVAEGALALTPTRRISVPVMTADRFEELVRVRILLEGEAAVRALPAVDAARLAEIRAHDSALERCLAEGDAQGYMRANHAFHFAIYRAAPSTVLLPLVENLWLQFGPFMRLVYEGLDMTGLVDQHGRAIGAIERRDAAELRAAIEADIADGMSIIGGMALP, from the coding sequence ATGGCGAGAGTCCTGGCGGGCACGGGGGCCGAGAAGACGGCGCAATTGCCGGACGCCCTGTATGCGCCGATGCACGATCGGGTCTATGAGGCGCTGCGCGAGGGCCTGATCGGCGGCGATTTCGTGCCCGGACGGCCGGTGACCCTGCGCGGCCTCGCCGACATGCTCGACGTCAGCCCCATGCCGGTCCGGGCGGCGGTGGCGCGGCTGGTGGCGGAAGGGGCGCTGGCGCTCACCCCGACGCGGCGCATCAGCGTGCCGGTGATGACCGCCGACCGCTTCGAAGAGCTCGTGCGGGTCCGCATCCTCCTCGAAGGCGAGGCGGCGGTGCGGGCCCTGCCGGCCGTCGACGCCGCGCGGCTGGCCGAGATACGGGCTCATGATTCGGCGCTCGAGCGCTGCCTCGCTGAGGGCGATGCGCAGGGCTATATGCGCGCCAACCACGCCTTCCACTTCGCCATCTACCGCGCCGCGCCGTCGACGGTGCTGCTGCCCCTCGTCGAGAATCTCTGGCTGCAGTTCGGGCCCTTCATGCGCCTCGTCTATGAAGGGCTGGACATGACCGGCCTCGTCGACCAGCACGGCCGGGCGATCGGCGCCATCGAGCGGCGGGATGCGGCCGAATTGCGGGCGGCGATCGAGGCCGACATCGCCGACGGCATGTCCATCATCGGCGGCATGGCGCTGCCCTAG
- the trpB gene encoding tryptophan synthase subunit beta: MTEAPKLNSFRNGPDERGHFGQFGGRFVAETLMPLILSLEQAYKEARVDPAFHKEMGGHLVHYVGRPSPLYFAERLTEHLGGAKIYLKREELNHTGSHKVNNVLGQIMLARRMGKPRIIAETGAGQHGVATATLCARFGLKCVVYMGAVDVERQQANVFRMKMLGAEVIPVQSGSKTLKDAMNEALRDWVTNVHDTFYCIGTVAGPHPYPAMVRDFQSIIGRETREQMMAAEGRLPDSLIACIGGGSNAMGLFHPFLDDAGVEIFGVEAAGHGLSGLHAASIAGGRPGVLHGNRTYLLMDADGQIEEAHSISAGLDYPGIGPEHSWLHDVGRVTYLSATDEEALEAFQLLSRLEGIIPALEPAHAIARVIELAPKLPRDHLMVVNLSGRGDKDVPQVSEIFESRGR, translated from the coding sequence ATGACCGAAGCGCCCAAGCTCAATTCCTTCCGCAACGGACCCGATGAGCGCGGTCATTTCGGCCAGTTCGGCGGACGTTTCGTGGCGGAAACCCTGATGCCGCTGATCCTGTCGCTCGAGCAGGCCTATAAGGAGGCCCGCGTCGACCCGGCCTTCCACAAGGAGATGGGCGGGCATCTGGTGCATTATGTCGGCCGGCCGAGCCCGCTCTATTTCGCCGAAAGGCTGACCGAGCATCTCGGCGGGGCGAAGATCTACCTCAAGCGCGAGGAGCTCAACCATACCGGCTCCCACAAGGTCAACAACGTGCTCGGCCAGATCATGCTGGCGCGCCGCATGGGCAAGCCGCGCATCATCGCCGAGACCGGCGCCGGGCAGCACGGCGTCGCCACGGCGACGCTCTGCGCCCGCTTCGGCCTCAAATGCGTCGTCTATATGGGCGCCGTCGACGTCGAGCGCCAGCAGGCCAACGTCTTCCGCATGAAGATGCTGGGCGCCGAGGTCATCCCCGTGCAGTCCGGCTCGAAGACGCTGAAGGACGCCATGAACGAGGCGCTGCGCGACTGGGTCACCAATGTGCACGACACCTTCTACTGCATCGGCACGGTGGCCGGCCCCCATCCCTATCCCGCCATGGTGCGCGACTTCCAGTCGATCATCGGCCGCGAGACCCGCGAGCAGATGATGGCGGCCGAGGGCCGCCTGCCGGACAGCCTCATCGCCTGCATCGGCGGCGGCTCCAACGCGATGGGCCTGTTCCATCCCTTCCTCGACGATGCCGGGGTGGAGATCTTCGGCGTCGAGGCCGCCGGCCATGGGCTGAGCGGGCTGCACGCCGCCTCGATCGCCGGCGGGCGCCCCGGCGTGCTGCACGGCAACCGCACCTATCTCCTGATGGACGCCGACGGCCAGATCGAGGAAGCCCATTCCATCTCGGCCGGCCTCGATTATCCCGGCATCGGGCCGGAGCATTCCTGGCTGCACGATGTCGGCCGGGTGACCTATCTGTCGGCGACGGATGAGGAGGCCCTGGAGGCCTTCCAGCTGCTCTCTCGCCTCGAGGGCATCATCCCCGCGCTCGAGCCGGCCCACGCCATCGCCCGGGTGATCGAGCTCGCGCCCAAGCTGCCCAGGGACCACCTGATGGTGGTGAACCTGTCGGGGCGCGGCGACAAGGACGTGCCGCAGGTCTCCGAGATCTTCGAAAGCCGGGGCCGCTAG
- a CDS encoding beta-ketoacyl-[acyl-carrier-protein] synthase family protein, with product MDVTRPRVFITGAGAATAAGIGVAPLWEAAREGRSAVGPLELARPLRSNIRIGAQIRGFDPAAHIESGVLAFCDRFTQFAVVAGDEALAQAGLARGERLGPRTATIVGTGIGGADTIELGMHNAYVTGQRVDPWSVPRLMPNGAASQLSARYGAQGPSFAVASACASGTQAIGLGAHFIRAGLVDRAIVGGAEACITASGMKGWEALRVLSPDFCRPFSKDRNGMVLGEGAGIFVLESEEAARRRGAEPLAELCGYGTSSDAADIVRPDASGAASAMSQALDDAGLPPGAIGYVNAHGTGTLANDAAEAAALHRVFGEGLRRLPVSSTKPIHGHGLGAGGAIELAVTLMALRAGIAPPTANWTTPDPKCDLDCVPGQAREVAMRYAMSNSFAFGGINAVLVLGQP from the coding sequence ATTGATGTGACGAGGCCTCGCGTCTTCATCACGGGGGCTGGCGCCGCCACGGCGGCCGGCATCGGCGTCGCCCCCTTGTGGGAGGCCGCGCGCGAAGGGCGCAGCGCGGTCGGCCCGCTCGAGCTCGCGCGGCCGCTGCGCAGCAATATCCGCATCGGGGCACAGATACGGGGCTTCGATCCCGCCGCTCATATCGAGAGCGGCGTGCTGGCATTCTGCGATCGCTTCACCCAGTTCGCCGTCGTCGCGGGCGACGAGGCGCTGGCCCAGGCGGGGCTGGCGCGCGGCGAGCGGCTCGGCCCGCGCACCGCCACCATCGTCGGCACCGGCATCGGCGGGGCGGACACCATCGAGCTCGGCATGCACAATGCCTATGTCACCGGCCAGCGGGTCGACCCCTGGAGCGTGCCGCGCCTGATGCCGAACGGCGCCGCCTCGCAGCTGAGCGCGCGCTACGGCGCGCAGGGCCCGTCCTTCGCGGTGGCGAGCGCCTGCGCTTCGGGAACGCAGGCCATCGGCCTCGGCGCCCATTTCATCCGCGCCGGCCTCGTCGACCGCGCCATCGTCGGCGGAGCGGAAGCCTGCATCACCGCGTCGGGCATGAAGGGCTGGGAGGCGCTGCGCGTGCTGTCGCCGGATTTCTGCCGGCCCTTTTCCAAGGACCGCAACGGCATGGTGCTCGGTGAGGGCGCCGGCATCTTCGTGCTGGAGAGCGAGGAAGCGGCGCGCCGGCGGGGGGCCGAGCCGCTCGCCGAACTCTGCGGTTACGGGACGTCGAGCGATGCCGCCGACATCGTGCGGCCGGACGCCTCGGGCGCCGCCTCGGCCATGAGCCAGGCGCTGGACGATGCCGGCCTGCCCCCCGGCGCGATCGGCTACGTCAACGCCCATGGCACGGGTACGCTCGCCAATGACGCGGCCGAGGCCGCCGCGCTGCATCGCGTCTTCGGGGAAGGGCTGCGGCGTCTGCCGGTTTCCTCCACCAAGCCCATCCACGGCCACGGGCTGGGCGCCGGCGGGGCGATCGAGCTGGCGGTCACCCTGATGGCGCTGAGGGCGGGCATTGCGCCGCCGACCGCCAACTGGACCACGCCGGATCCGAAATGCGACCTCGACTGCGTGCCCGGCCAGGCGCGAGAGGTGGCGATGCGCTACGCCATGTCCAACTCCTTCGCCTTCGGCGGCATCAACGCCGTCCTGGTGCTCGGGCAGCCATGA
- the trpA gene encoding tryptophan synthase subunit alpha, giving the protein MTSRLTARFQALAADRRAALVTFITSGDPDAGTTAKILAGLPAAGADVIEIGMPFTDPMADGPAIQAGGLRALKGGMTLAKTLALVGDFRKGDDATPIILMGYYNPIYIYGVERFLVDAKAAGVDGLIVVDLPPEEDDELCLPALAAGLAFIRLATPTTDDKRLPTVLRNTSGFVYYVSITGITGSATPDFGAVAAAVSRIKQHTDLPVCVGFGVRTAEHARAIAEGADGVVVGSALVEAVRASLDAEGRATPATVPAVLDLVARIAEGAHAVRK; this is encoded by the coding sequence ATGACCAGCCGCCTCACCGCCCGCTTCCAAGCCCTGGCCGCCGACAGGCGCGCCGCCCTCGTGACCTTCATCACCTCGGGGGATCCCGATGCGGGCACGACGGCGAAGATCCTCGCCGGCCTGCCGGCCGCGGGCGCCGACGTCATCGAGATCGGCATGCCCTTCACCGACCCGATGGCCGACGGGCCGGCGATCCAGGCCGGCGGCCTGCGGGCGCTCAAGGGCGGCATGACGCTGGCCAAGACGCTCGCGCTCGTCGGCGACTTCCGCAAGGGCGACGACGCCACGCCGATCATCCTGATGGGCTATTACAACCCGATCTACATCTACGGCGTCGAGCGCTTCCTGGTGGACGCCAAGGCCGCCGGCGTCGACGGGCTCATCGTCGTCGACCTGCCGCCGGAGGAGGACGACGAGCTCTGCCTGCCGGCCCTCGCCGCCGGCCTCGCCTTCATCCGCCTGGCGACGCCGACGACCGACGACAAGCGCCTGCCGACGGTGCTGCGCAACACCTCGGGCTTCGTCTATTACGTCTCGATCACCGGCATCACCGGCTCGGCCACACCCGATTTCGGCGCGGTGGCCGCCGCCGTGTCCCGCATCAAGCAGCACACCGACCTGCCGGTCTGCGTCGGCTTCGGCGTGCGGACGGCCGAGCATGCGCGCGCCATCGCCGAGGGCGCCGACGGCGTCGTCGTCGGCTCGGCCCTGGTGGAGGCGGTGCGCGCCTCGCTCGACGCCGAAGGCCGCGCGACGCCGGCGACGGTGCCGGCCGTGCTCGACCTGGTGGCGCGCATCGCCGAAGGCGCGCACGCCGTCCGCAAATAG
- a CDS encoding ABC transporter ATP-binding protein: MSTSSDLAPAGAPAEGAPEAGIAIECRGLGKAYQFYRRPIDQVKQVLFGGRKRYYDEYWALRDIGFSIRKGDAVGIVGRNGSGKSTLLQILCGITAPTVGSLTVKGRIAPVLALGAAFDYDLTGRENAYLSGAILGLRRAQVSERLDAIRDLCGLGDFFEQPVKLYSSGMGARLAFAICAHADGDVLIVDEALAVGDDAFRQRCQRIIRDFRARGTLLFVSHDLDQVVDLCDRVIWIDRGRMRADGETHAVVTDYCKALAEEPDDPNRFAFMT; this comes from the coding sequence TTGTCGACATCATCTGACCTTGCGCCGGCCGGGGCCCCGGCAGAGGGCGCGCCCGAGGCCGGGATCGCGATCGAATGCCGCGGCCTCGGCAAGGCCTACCAGTTCTACCGCCGGCCGATCGATCAGGTGAAGCAGGTGCTGTTCGGCGGCCGCAAGCGCTATTACGACGAATATTGGGCGCTGCGGGATATCGGCTTCTCCATCCGCAAGGGCGATGCGGTCGGCATCGTCGGGCGCAACGGCTCCGGCAAGTCGACGCTGCTGCAGATCCTGTGCGGCATCACCGCGCCGACGGTCGGCTCGCTCACGGTCAAGGGCCGCATCGCCCCGGTGCTCGCCCTCGGCGCCGCCTTCGACTACGACCTCACCGGACGGGAGAACGCCTATCTCTCCGGCGCCATCCTCGGCCTCAGGCGGGCGCAGGTGAGCGAACGGCTCGATGCGATCCGCGACCTCTGCGGCCTCGGCGACTTCTTCGAGCAGCCGGTGAAACTCTATTCGAGCGGCATGGGCGCCCGCCTCGCCTTCGCGATCTGCGCCCATGCGGACGGCGACGTGCTCATCGTCGACGAGGCGCTCGCCGTCGGCGACGATGCCTTCCGCCAGCGCTGCCAGCGCATCATCCGCGATTTCCGAGCCCGCGGCACGCTGCTGTTCGTCTCGCACGACCTCGACCAGGTCGTCGACCTGTGCGACCGCGTGATCTGGATCGACCGCGGGCGCATGCGCGCCGACGGCGAGACGCATGCCGTGGTCACCGACTATTGCAAGGCGCTGGCCGAGGAGCCGGACGATCCCAACCGCTTCGCGTTCATGACGTAG